Genomic DNA from Providencia sp. PROV188:
GGTTTATCTTTTTCAAGTACATCATAAAGCGCATACACAAGTGGAAGTTGGTTAATGCCGCACGGGATAGTAATACCACCATGAACTCCACCCCAGCTAGCATCAGAGTGTAAACCAAGCACCCCATGCAGTTGATAAATTCCAGTGTGCAGCTTTTTGAGCGTTACACCTTCTGATTCTTCGTTTGTATCTATATGCTCTGCGAATACCTTAATGATCGGGGATGCGGCTTTTAGATTGCCGTTTGAGTCTTTGGTTGTATTTGCTTGAGTATAAAACTCATACCATCCTCTCCAAAAGCCACGCTCACGTTGACGAAATGCAATTCGTGCTTTTGCATCACCCTGAATTTGCGTAACAAAGCCTGTGTTATCAGCCCCTCCCGGTCTTTTCATTGAAAGAGCCGGTGCGTAAGTTGCAAAAAAATTGATTGAATCTCCATCTGCTGCTGTAAACTCGGTTGATTCAATCGTGTTAGCATCTTTTGAACTTGCTGTTCCACCAATTCCGTATTCATCAACACGCATAAGTCGACCTGCCTGAGATGGAAAATAAAGGTCAGTGGGTTTTCCGTCTCTTGTAATTCTAAGAATAGGTACTTTTTGTATGAAGTTAAATTCAACTGAGTTACTTTCATCACTACCTGCTGCGGCTCTCACTGACCATGAAGCAGTGATTGCGCCTAAAAGCTTCCCTCCTGCCTTATCAAACTTCCCATCAATCAGTTTCTTCAGCGCGATGATACTTTCGAGTCTTACCGTTTCCCCTGTTGGTGTTTTGATTTCAACAATGCCGTCCTGCGTCATCCATGTGTCCATGTTTCGCAAAAAGTATTGGATATACTGCTGATTCGCTAGCATTTTGCGAACGCCATCGCTCATGCTGTCCAACACGAATGTCGCAATCTGATACTTCGCTGCTGAAGCTGCAACCGGTACAGGATAAGTGAGGTTAATCTCTGTATCTGAATTCACGGATAACACGGTGTTCATGTACACAACGTTATTGATGAGATAGGAGATTGGGCACCCCTCCGAGATGCCGGCTAAGTTATCTTTCCAGCGCGTTCCGGTACCTTTTATTTTTGTTTGTCCTGCTGTGGTTGTGATTGTGCCTGTTTGATAAATCATATTAACTCCAAAATTTTGACGCAAAAAAACCGCTTTCGCGGCTTATCGTTGAATTGGTATTTAGAAGTAGTCGTTGAGGTCTATGGCGTAGCTGCCGCCGTAGATTATTTTTTGGTCATAGATATCCATTGATGACCCTGTGTATATTGGGTAACTTCCAATCGTCCACAAACGAGCACCAATGAGCTTATTTCCAGAAACTTTATAACCGCCGGCAAATATGTTGTATGAATCCCTTTCTTCTTCAACCCAAGGCGATGGCGTATCAAATGTAAACATTGGCGCTGCGAATGAGCTCGTCGCTGAATTTTTGTTAAGTGTAAGTTGATGTCCATTTTTAACGAATGGGACGTAATCAGAGCTGTACGTCACTTTGCCTGCACTATTCCATATAGTTAGCCCATCTGCTGGTTGCAAATTGAGCCCGTATGAAAAAATAACAATGTATACATCACCTGCCCCATTAGACCATACCTGTTTATTTGCCCGGTCATATCTCAATACATGGCTTGACGATGCAGGACGCATAAAAACACAGGCTGAATCACGGTTCGGGATAGTGGCAGGAATTGACCATTTTTGCCGGTCAGTTAAGCGAATTTTTTCTCTAAATACACAGTACGATAAATCACTTTCTTGCGTTATCCCCCTAAAATTGTCGATTGCACCATCAAGGCTATTAATAAACAGACCATAGGTATTTTTAGGTACATCTTTCAGGGTGCCAAATAACATGAAGTGAGACTCCCCATCATTACCTGGTAACCATCCGCCACCCCAGTCTATCTGGCTATACTCACATCTGAACGTATCCCCATCCACCCACCATCGACTAATTAAAACTTTAGATACATAGCCATAAGCATTAAACTGACATATTGACATTGGCACAATTACAACGTCGTACTTTGACAGTCCGGGGATATTAAAGCTTTTCACTTTATTGTATTTATCACCAGACCACGGATCGACGGTGATTTTTTTAATGAATGAAAGGGGGAATGTTTTGTTCGTGATTTCAATCGGTTTACCGCCATCCTTGGGATTTACAAATAATCCATAATCATCACTCATGCTGGACGCCTCCCCACTTTCACAGCCCATCTTCCATTTTCGTCATAGACTGTCATTCCGGTACCATCAACTAACACCCTCCCTGCATCCCCGACGATTTTAAAATCTCCGCTGATGAGTAGCTTGTTAAATTCCGCGTCGCCAGTTTTAGCGTCGATATTAAAACCAACTTTACCGGGAACGTAATTTGCTGACGTCATTTTGTCAGTCACAACCACGCTATTGAGCCACGCTTTATCAATGAATGTTTCTTTCATGAAAATTTGACCATCTTTCATGTACATAAACGTTTCAAATTTACCGTTTGTAGGGTTGATGAATGCAAAGTTATTCGCCATAAATCCGATGTAAGTGCTGACTTTCCCTGCCTTCACTTCGGCACTAATAACCATCCCTGCTTTGTAGAATGTTTTGTTGTACCAAACCCCGGCGTTCACATCCCACGTTGCGTAGCCTTCACCTTTTGCAGTAAATTCAGTTGTCGCTTTGGTATTAACAATCGCCATCTGTTCATCAAGCTTTGACTGAACCTGCGTTTGTGATTCCGCAAACGACTTGTTTAATGACGCTATAGCCTGATCGTTTTTAACAACGCCGGATTTCACTTCACCAATTGAGCTTTCTAATTCAGTGACAGATTTAGAAAATGCTTTGTCTAAATCAGCAATGGCTTGGTCATTCTTGATAACACCTGCTTTAACACCATTTATTGATGCGTTAACTTCAACAATAGATTGAGCCCATGCCAGATTTGCATCAGCAAACACTCGATCTAAGCGCTTAATCTGCGCCATTGACTGACCATGCTTAGTGAATAAATCTTGCTGAACTTCGAATATTGCAGAGCCTTGTATCAAGTTAGATTCATTGACCCAGTAAAGTTGCTCTTCCAGTCGCTTACCCGCTTCGGTAGTCATGAACTGCCCGCCCATTTCATCAATAATA
This window encodes:
- a CDS encoding DUF6453 family protein; amino-acid sequence: MSDDYGLFVNPKDGGKPIEITNKTFPLSFIKKITVDPWSGDKYNKVKSFNIPGLSKYDVVIVPMSICQFNAYGYVSKVLISRWWVDGDTFRCEYSQIDWGGGWLPGNDGESHFMLFGTLKDVPKNTYGLFINSLDGAIDNFRGITQESDLSYCVFREKIRLTDRQKWSIPATIPNRDSACVFMRPASSSHVLRYDRANKQVWSNGAGDVYIVIFSYGLNLQPADGLTIWNSAGKVTYSSDYVPFVKNGHQLTLNKNSATSSFAAPMFTFDTPSPWVEEERDSYNIFAGGYKVSGNKLIGARLWTIGSYPIYTGSSMDIYDQKIIYGGSYAIDLNDYF
- a CDS encoding phage tail fiber protein, producing MIYQTGTITTTAGQTKIKGTGTRWKDNLAGISEGCPISYLINNVVYMNTVLSVNSDTEINLTYPVPVAASAAKYQIATFVLDSMSDGVRKMLANQQYIQYFLRNMDTWMTQDGIVEIKTPTGETVRLESIIALKKLIDGKFDKAGGKLLGAITASWSVRAAAGSDESNSVEFNFIQKVPILRITRDGKPTDLYFPSQAGRLMRVDEYGIGGTASSKDANTIESTEFTAADGDSINFFATYAPALSMKRPGGADNTGFVTQIQGDAKARIAFRQRERGFWRGWYEFYTQANTTKDSNGNLKAASPIIKVFAEHIDTNEESEGVTLKKLHTGIYQLHGVLGLHSDASWGGVHGGITIPCGINQLPLVYALYDVLEKDKPHPFDGRIVEPDEDGDIVLYTTYRKHDLPQNIQYERFKLYPEFLKEVDGEMVELTPGEPCDIPNGHWIDVRVNMPSDSIYNLKLAEAEQLAKIEAERVVKEEAEKAAREEAEILEEESKQKQASKLEE